In one window of Cellulophaga sp. HaHa_2_95 DNA:
- a CDS encoding transglutaminase family protein: MKFKITHITAYLFDSEVFLEPHYLRFRPSQTSYVNVSEFGITIQPQPAGHKIVQDEDNNVVDFCWFEGMTSQLSIKAESVLETKPYNPFNFLIYPQSFNTLPFHYNVLQKKLLFSALEVMPISKVLIDYALSILKHSNFNTISYLTNLTKKLHDDFSVEYRADGAPFMPDETFQLKSGSCRDLSWMLINILRQQGLAARFVSGYYYFDMINPAYELHAWVDVYLPGIGWFGVDPSHGILTGNTHFPIASSAHYDHTMPVSGGIRGSASSKLSTELIIEKL, translated from the coding sequence ATGAAATTTAAAATCACTCATATTACAGCATATCTATTTGATTCAGAAGTTTTTTTAGAACCTCATTATTTAAGATTTCGTCCAAGCCAAACATCTTATGTTAATGTTTCAGAGTTTGGCATAACAATTCAACCACAACCAGCAGGGCATAAAATAGTACAAGATGAAGATAATAATGTTGTTGATTTTTGCTGGTTTGAAGGCATGACATCTCAACTAAGCATTAAAGCAGAAAGTGTTCTAGAAACGAAACCATACAATCCTTTTAATTTTTTGATATACCCTCAAAGTTTTAATACACTACCTTTTCACTATAATGTCTTACAGAAAAAGTTGCTTTTTTCTGCATTAGAAGTAATGCCTATTTCAAAAGTGCTGATTGATTATGCTTTATCCATTTTAAAGCATTCAAATTTTAATACCATTTCTTATCTCACCAATCTTACCAAAAAATTGCATGATGATTTTAGTGTTGAATATAGAGCAGATGGAGCGCCATTCATGCCAGATGAAACTTTTCAATTAAAGAGCGGTTCATGTAGAGACTTATCGTGGATGCTGATTAACATATTGAGGCAACAAGGTCTTGCAGCACGTTTTGTTAGTGGTTATTATTATTTTGATATGATAAACCCTGCTTATGAGCTGCACGCTTGGGTTGATGTGTATTTGCCAGGTATTGGATGGTTTGGTGTAGACCCTAGTCATGGTATTTTAACGGGCAACACTCATTTTCCTATTGCTTCAAGTGCACATTATGATCATACAATGCCTGTTTCAGGAGGTATCAGAGGTAGTGCGAGTTCTAAATTAAGTACAGAATTAATCATTGAAAAACTATAA
- a CDS encoding putative zinc-binding metallopeptidase — protein sequence MKIFQCGHCNHSVFFENYSCENCGHLTGFRDLDRKMLTFKPDEVALFSDRENIEYKYCKNKEYEVCNWILEKDSPEVYCNACQLNRTIPNLSDSENFEKWQHLEIAKHRLVYQLQKIGLPLYSKMEDENGLCFDFVVQQDDPNLMTGHANGVVTILLKEADSVQREQMRKHFSEPYRTLVGHLRHEVGHYFWDRLVYTNQSTLTEFRAVFGDEQRNYGDALTAYYENGAPKDWQKSFISKYATAHPWEDWAETWAHYLHIMDMVETAYFFGVNVKPITKLREMKAKVTFDPYTKEDFDVIVRTCVPLSFAVNSINRAMGVPDVYPFVITPPVVEKLKFIHKLLLPKR from the coding sequence ATGAAAATATTTCAATGTGGTCACTGCAATCACTCTGTTTTTTTTGAAAATTATTCTTGTGAAAATTGTGGACATTTAACTGGTTTTAGAGATCTAGATCGTAAAATGTTAACTTTTAAGCCAGACGAGGTCGCGCTGTTTTCAGATCGTGAAAATATTGAATATAAGTATTGCAAAAATAAAGAGTATGAGGTCTGTAATTGGATACTTGAAAAAGACAGTCCAGAAGTATATTGCAATGCTTGCCAGCTAAACCGTACTATTCCGAACCTTTCTGATTCTGAAAATTTTGAAAAGTGGCAACACCTTGAAATCGCTAAGCATCGATTGGTTTATCAACTTCAAAAGATTGGATTGCCTTTATATAGTAAAATGGAGGATGAAAATGGCTTGTGTTTTGATTTTGTAGTACAGCAAGATGATCCTAATTTAATGACAGGTCATGCTAATGGTGTAGTTACTATTTTATTGAAAGAAGCAGATTCTGTGCAAAGGGAACAAATGCGAAAACATTTTTCTGAACCTTACCGTACTTTGGTAGGGCATCTTAGGCATGAAGTTGGTCATTATTTCTGGGATAGATTAGTATATACCAATCAAAGTACATTAACAGAATTTAGAGCTGTTTTTGGAGATGAGCAACGCAATTATGGAGATGCTCTAACAGCATATTATGAGAATGGTGCCCCTAAGGATTGGCAGAAGTCATTTATTAGTAAGTATGCTACCGCACACCCATGGGAAGATTGGGCTGAAACTTGGGCACATTACCTCCACATTATGGATATGGTGGAAACGGCTTATTTTTTTGGCGTGAATGTAAAACCAATTACAAAGCTTAGGGAAATGAAGGCTAAAGTTACATTTGATCCTTATACCAAAGAAGATTTTGATGTTATTGTACGAACCTGTGTGCCGTTATCTTTTGCTGTGAATAGTATTAATAGGGCTATGGGGGTACCAGATGTGTATCCTTTTGTTATTACGCCACCAGTAGTAGAAAAACTAAAATTCATTCACAAATTACTATTGCCTAAACGTTAA
- a CDS encoding response regulator transcription factor yields the protein MTNAITLVVADDHPLLLKGLIDELKSYNYNILATATNGAQALDKIIQLEPAIAILDEEMPMLTGFEVIKKCREENIPTKFIILTSHKEKAFVYKAKTLEISGYIIKDEPFQELHKCIQSVRTGVPYFSTLFSDVFENEVVPQLKKIKLLSPSERTILRLVAQGKSSKEIGALLSVSNRTVEKHRANIISKLELAPVMDALLLWTKEYREFLVTI from the coding sequence ATGACCAACGCCATTACTTTAGTTGTAGCAGATGACCACCCGCTTCTATTAAAAGGTTTAATAGACGAACTTAAATCATACAATTACAACATTTTAGCCACTGCTACAAACGGAGCTCAAGCACTTGATAAAATCATACAGCTTGAGCCAGCTATCGCCATTTTGGACGAAGAAATGCCTATGCTCACGGGTTTTGAGGTTATAAAAAAGTGCCGAGAAGAAAATATCCCTACCAAATTTATCATTCTTACCTCCCATAAAGAGAAAGCCTTTGTGTATAAAGCAAAAACCTTAGAAATTTCGGGGTATATTATTAAAGATGAACCTTTTCAAGAATTACATAAATGTATTCAGAGTGTCCGTACGGGTGTGCCTTATTTTAGCACCCTTTTTAGTGATGTATTTGAGAATGAAGTAGTACCACAATTGAAAAAGATAAAGTTACTATCTCCTTCCGAACGTACCATTTTACGCCTAGTCGCACAAGGAAAATCATCCAAAGAAATTGGAGCACTTTTAAGTGTTTCGAATAGAACAGTAGAGAAACATCGTGCAAATATTATCTCCAAACTAGAACTTGCTCCGGTAATGGACGCCCTGCTCTTATGGACCAAAGAATATAGAGAATTCTTAGTAACTATTTAA
- a CDS encoding sensor histidine kinase translates to MNNTFLYIMFIFFTTGVFAQNTSIAKKISQFNIEINHTEKGERLQWMDSLHHLVFEKPAFHYDSIAQQNISYAIEIDSFSHAAKDLTDLIYYHVYTSGSPAAAIVLFDTYAPQLQKLEHDYAWAELHLYTGDGYNFTNNLEQAIAFYKKTILLGTALKKERIVGLAKLYMGFVLTDTGKFAEASLSFREASLIYTKLNDTTNVLSAKNGLSILYSKNAFYKEAQKEREEAIAIAQLSNNYNMLIPLYANAAEDYKRMGNRVKQIAYLKASLAANTKDPKMFYLRAPLLAAITNAYAESDSIALAIKSFASLEALYENDKTAQNKRHYIDAKKTLSFEQGNYKEALAHGKKFLAFQKERKKKEDIMLAEEFLAKTYKALKDTVASNIHLVQYYAIKDSIANVQNIKSLAYYQTLYETEKRDLKIETQNSSIDILHLENKNKTQIFLFSALALLLLFGGLNFYRSFINAKKRGIAQKVFSQKLIKTQEQERTRIAKELHDGVGQQITLLKMKAQKSDQIEFAHLAHNALEEVRSISRGLYPVILAKLGLTESIEQLLLTLDEETDLFVSVEIDPIDSYFNATESLNFYRFIQESVHNVLKHAAAKTLIVTIVKENDTLQVIIKDNGQGFDLNKQMKQSNLGLKTMAERISMLKGNFNIKSKITEGTTITVQIPIT, encoded by the coding sequence ATGAATAATACTTTCCTTTACATCATGTTCATCTTTTTCACTACCGGTGTATTTGCTCAAAATACAAGTATAGCGAAGAAAATTTCACAATTTAATATTGAGATTAACCATACTGAGAAGGGCGAACGTCTACAGTGGATGGATAGCCTACACCATCTAGTTTTTGAAAAACCGGCATTTCATTATGATAGCATAGCGCAGCAAAACATTTCTTATGCGATTGAAATAGACTCCTTTTCACATGCCGCAAAGGACTTAACTGACCTTATTTATTACCATGTGTACACCAGTGGATCTCCTGCAGCGGCTATTGTATTATTTGATACGTATGCCCCCCAATTGCAAAAACTAGAACATGATTATGCTTGGGCAGAGTTACACTTGTACACCGGAGATGGATACAACTTTACTAATAATTTAGAACAGGCCATTGCCTTTTACAAGAAGACAATCTTACTGGGCACAGCTTTAAAAAAGGAACGTATCGTAGGACTTGCAAAATTATATATGGGTTTTGTATTAACGGACACCGGTAAATTTGCAGAGGCCTCTTTAAGTTTTAGAGAGGCTTCCCTAATTTATACCAAATTAAACGACACTACCAATGTGCTCTCTGCTAAAAACGGATTATCTATTCTCTACAGCAAAAATGCTTTTTACAAAGAAGCGCAGAAAGAGCGCGAAGAGGCTATTGCCATTGCTCAGCTAAGCAATAATTATAATATGCTAATTCCGCTCTATGCCAATGCAGCAGAAGATTATAAACGGATGGGAAATAGGGTAAAACAAATCGCGTATTTAAAAGCATCCTTAGCGGCAAATACCAAGGACCCTAAAATGTTCTACCTCAGAGCTCCCCTACTCGCAGCCATTACCAACGCCTATGCGGAGAGTGATAGCATAGCACTTGCAATTAAAAGCTTTGCAAGCTTAGAGGCCCTTTATGAGAACGATAAAACGGCACAAAATAAGCGGCACTATATCGATGCTAAAAAGACACTATCGTTTGAACAAGGCAACTATAAAGAAGCTTTAGCTCATGGAAAAAAATTTTTAGCTTTTCAAAAAGAGCGTAAAAAAAAGGAGGACATCATGTTAGCTGAAGAATTTTTAGCAAAAACTTATAAGGCTTTAAAAGATACTGTTGCTAGTAATATTCATTTGGTACAGTATTACGCCATAAAAGATTCTATTGCTAATGTTCAAAACATAAAATCTTTGGCTTACTACCAAACACTCTATGAAACAGAAAAAAGAGATCTTAAAATTGAAACTCAAAACTCAAGCATCGATATATTACACCTAGAAAATAAGAACAAAACCCAAATATTTCTCTTTAGTGCTCTAGCTTTACTGTTACTTTTTGGGGGACTTAATTTCTACCGTTCTTTTATCAATGCTAAAAAAAGAGGAATTGCACAAAAGGTGTTCTCTCAAAAACTTATAAAAACACAGGAGCAAGAACGTACGCGGATTGCAAAAGAGCTGCACGATGGGGTTGGCCAACAAATTACCCTTCTTAAAATGAAAGCCCAAAAATCAGATCAAATAGAGTTTGCACACTTAGCACATAATGCTTTAGAAGAAGTGCGAAGTATTTCTCGAGGACTATACCCTGTAATACTAGCGAAATTGGGACTGACAGAGAGTATAGAACAGTTACTATTAACCTTAGATGAGGAAACAGATTTGTTTGTATCGGTTGAGATTGATCCTATAGATTCTTATTTTAATGCTACCGAATCCCTTAATTTTTATAGATTTATACAAGAATCGGTACATAATGTATTAAAACATGCAGCAGCAAAAACATTAATTGTAACCATTGTAAAAGAAAATGATACCCTACAGGTTATTATAAAAGATAATGGTCAGGGATTTGACCTGAATAAACAAATGAAGCAAAGTAATTTAGGCCTAAAAACAATGGCAGAACGAATTAGTATGCTCAAAGGTAATTTTAATATTAAAAGTAAGATAACAGAAGGCACCACTATCACGGTACAAATACCCATCACCTAA